The proteins below come from a single Erythrobacter sp. SG61-1L genomic window:
- a CDS encoding TonB-dependent receptor has translation MKTDKRVGRYAAIQFATRASCAALAAALLVPVAAQAQDDGADENPANREIIVTAQFREQALQDVPIAISAVTSEELEQRSVKNVLDIANSVPNVEMTSGGSGYGAQTNQAFIRGLGQADFLTAFEPRVGFYVDDVYYATTYGSVFDVLDLERVEVLRGPQGTLFGRNSVGGALRLISKKPKGDNSGYFEVTGGSRERYQLRGAYDLGLTDQLALRVVANAKGQEGHVKRLDYKCEHPEYGNAQVGGVGLGPVNNDSCQVGTLGGGHSYSFRGTLGWEPTSDVQVYLSGDYTNETAESSAEVIIDAQSSLINPETGLAGGAIPVGGVDNNGLAKWLKGLGTSYYGFDVSTPEKLQAVIASLESPDGYSTYARYGNQRTGLINDPEGTMEAYGGSLTVEANLAENLHLTSITAYRKYSGDFGQSLLAIPVEEVRNGLTHRQFSQELRLLGSTFNDVLDYTLGAYYLDTETLNPARVQTEGFTNGLDFFSDDTATLKSWAVFGAVDLHPVERLTLSAGVRYSNEKKTYTFDRDYSPSNLSVLNFVSTGKNHDDRVNPRFSISYEASDDVNLYASYSTGFTASAFNARPFGASGIFALEPEDVTSYEVGFKSNLFGRMLRLNAAAYLTEFDKIVGTVRDPAYRGGACAVFCNENVGNAEIKGFEVEAVARPADGLMISGNVGYTDFRYKELLAATQGLTLDSPQTRVPKWNLSGAIQYDADLSESQTLTPRVDVSYRSDIAYSNNVLATSSVQPSYALVNLRLTYANKDLGFSIAAAVTNLFDEYYLTTITDQRESFGFLSATVGRPREWSLTLRKEF, from the coding sequence ATGAAAACCGATAAGCGTGTCGGGCGGTATGCCGCCATTCAATTCGCCACCCGCGCAAGCTGCGCGGCCCTGGCAGCGGCCCTGCTGGTGCCTGTCGCAGCCCAAGCGCAGGACGATGGCGCAGACGAAAATCCGGCCAATCGTGAAATCATCGTGACCGCGCAGTTCCGCGAACAGGCGCTGCAGGATGTGCCGATCGCCATTTCGGCCGTCACCAGCGAGGAACTGGAGCAGCGCAGCGTCAAGAACGTGCTCGACATCGCCAATTCGGTGCCGAACGTGGAAATGACCAGCGGCGGTTCGGGCTATGGCGCGCAGACCAACCAGGCCTTCATTCGCGGCCTCGGCCAGGCGGACTTCCTGACCGCCTTCGAACCGCGCGTGGGCTTCTATGTGGACGATGTTTATTACGCGACCACCTATGGTTCGGTGTTCGACGTGCTCGACCTGGAGCGTGTGGAAGTGCTGCGCGGCCCGCAGGGCACCCTGTTCGGCCGCAACTCGGTGGGCGGTGCGCTGCGCCTGATCTCCAAGAAGCCCAAGGGCGATAACAGCGGCTATTTCGAAGTCACCGGTGGCAGCCGCGAGCGTTACCAGCTTCGCGGCGCCTATGATCTTGGGCTGACCGATCAGTTGGCCCTGCGCGTGGTGGCCAATGCCAAGGGCCAGGAAGGCCACGTCAAGCGGCTCGACTACAAGTGCGAGCATCCGGAATACGGCAATGCGCAGGTTGGCGGCGTCGGCCTCGGCCCGGTCAACAATGACAGCTGCCAGGTGGGCACGCTGGGCGGCGGCCATAGCTACAGCTTCCGCGGCACGCTTGGCTGGGAACCGACCAGCGACGTGCAGGTCTATCTCTCGGGCGATTACACCAATGAAACGGCGGAAAGCTCGGCTGAAGTTATCATCGATGCGCAGTCTTCGCTCATCAACCCGGAAACCGGCCTTGCGGGTGGCGCGATCCCCGTCGGCGGGGTGGACAATAATGGCCTCGCCAAGTGGCTGAAGGGGCTGGGCACCAGCTATTACGGCTTCGACGTTTCGACGCCCGAAAAGCTGCAGGCGGTCATCGCTTCGCTTGAATCGCCCGACGGCTACAGCACCTATGCCCGCTACGGCAACCAGCGCACCGGCCTGATCAACGATCCGGAAGGCACGATGGAAGCCTATGGCGGCTCGCTGACGGTCGAGGCCAATCTGGCCGAAAACCTGCACCTGACCTCGATCACTGCCTATCGCAAATATTCCGGCGATTTCGGCCAGAGCCTTCTGGCCATTCCGGTGGAAGAAGTCCGCAATGGCCTGACCCACCGCCAGTTCAGCCAGGAACTGCGCCTGCTGGGTTCGACCTTCAACGATGTGCTGGATTACACCCTCGGCGCCTATTACCTCGATACCGAGACGCTCAACCCGGCCCGTGTGCAGACCGAAGGCTTCACCAACGGGCTGGACTTCTTCAGCGACGATACGGCGACGCTGAAGAGCTGGGCCGTGTTCGGCGCGGTGGACCTCCACCCGGTCGAGCGGCTGACCCTGTCTGCCGGCGTGCGCTATTCGAACGAAAAGAAGACTTATACGTTCGACCGCGATTATTCGCCTTCGAACCTGAGTGTGCTGAACTTCGTTTCGACCGGCAAGAACCACGACGATCGCGTCAATCCGCGCTTCTCGATCTCCTATGAAGCATCGGACGATGTGAACCTCTATGCGTCCTATTCCACGGGCTTCACGGCTTCGGCCTTCAACGCCCGCCCGTTCGGTGCCAGCGGTATCTTCGCCCTCGAACCGGAAGACGTGACGTCCTACGAAGTCGGCTTCAAGTCGAACCTGTTCGGCCGGATGCTGCGCCTCAATGCGGCGGCCTATCTGACCGAGTTCGACAAGATCGTGGGTACCGTGCGCGATCCGGCCTATCGCGGCGGCGCCTGTGCGGTGTTCTGTAACGAGAATGTCGGCAATGCCGAAATCAAGGGCTTCGAAGTGGAAGCGGTGGCCCGTCCGGCGGATGGCCTGATGATCTCCGGCAATGTCGGCTATACCGATTTCCGCTACAAGGAACTGCTGGCCGCCACGCAGGGTCTGACCCTCGACAGCCCGCAGACCCGCGTGCCCAAGTGGAACCTATCGGGTGCCATCCAGTACGATGCGGATCTGAGCGAAAGCCAGACGCTGACCCCGCGCGTGGACGTCAGCTACCGTTCGGACATCGCCTATTCGAACAATGTCCTGGCGACCTCCTCGGTGCAGCCGTCCTATGCGCTGGTGAACCTGCGCCTGACCTATGCGAACAAGGATCTCGGCTTCTCGATTGCGGCAGCCGTCACCAATCTGTTCGACGAATATTACCTCACCACGATCACCGATCAGCGGGAAAGCTTCGGCTTCCTCAGCGCCACGGTCGGGCGGCCTCGCGAATGGTCGCTCACCCTGCGCAAGGAATTCTGA
- a CDS encoding MFS transporter: MGSVAGDDFSSSFQPGASGAEGAGPAATPAAGPGYPPPAQAWFTVGVLATVTTVAMLDQNILGLLIQQIKADFNLTDAEAGLLLGPTQAIFYALVAVPFSRYIDRWTRKWIIAGGLIVWSLATAASGLAANFAQLFIARVVVGAGESVNGPTAYSMVADCFPRDKLPRAVSTLQIGSVAGSGLSLLLGGLMIWLVTTLGSPDLPIVGTLRPWQVVLLALGLPGLLISLLLIKVKEPPRHNLRLKTRNAGFKKTISYLWLHVAVFGPMFLGLTIGSLDAGGRAWGAAFFERTYGWSPTQYGIVSGVVSIVAMLAGLYLGAKWAEWFQNRGDPAGAYRVILYTRLVAIPFAIFQPLMPTPELAMAFSSVAYLSLGMNGPMLNAVMLAISPNEIRGQVMTLYLFIYTVVGVGMAPFVTGLTTDHIFTSPDDLRWSIMLLHVVFLPAALAITWLGLKPFRKEVERLNAEDARVA; encoded by the coding sequence ATGGGCAGTGTTGCCGGGGATGATTTCAGCAGTTCGTTTCAACCGGGGGCGAGCGGGGCAGAAGGGGCTGGTCCTGCTGCTACCCCCGCCGCAGGCCCCGGCTATCCGCCACCGGCGCAGGCCTGGTTCACCGTCGGCGTCCTGGCCACGGTCACGACCGTCGCCATGCTCGACCAGAATATCCTCGGCCTGCTGATCCAGCAGATCAAGGCGGACTTCAACCTGACCGATGCCGAAGCAGGCCTGCTGCTCGGCCCGACGCAGGCCATTTTCTACGCCCTCGTGGCCGTGCCCTTCTCGCGCTATATTGACCGCTGGACGCGCAAATGGATCATCGCGGGCGGGCTGATCGTCTGGAGCCTGGCCACAGCCGCATCCGGCCTTGCCGCCAACTTCGCCCAGCTCTTCATCGCGCGCGTCGTGGTCGGGGCGGGCGAATCCGTCAACGGGCCGACGGCCTATTCGATGGTGGCGGACTGTTTCCCGCGCGACAAATTGCCGCGCGCCGTCTCCACCTTGCAGATCGGATCGGTGGCGGGCAGTGGCCTGTCGCTGCTGCTGGGCGGCCTGATGATCTGGCTGGTCACTACCCTCGGCTCGCCCGATCTGCCGATTGTCGGCACATTGCGCCCATGGCAGGTCGTGCTGCTCGCGCTGGGCCTGCCGGGCCTGCTGATCTCGCTGCTGCTGATCAAGGTGAAGGAACCGCCGCGCCATAATCTGCGCCTGAAGACCCGCAATGCCGGCTTCAAGAAGACGATCAGCTATCTGTGGCTGCATGTCGCCGTATTCGGGCCGATGTTCCTGGGGCTGACCATCGGCTCGCTGGATGCCGGTGGGCGCGCCTGGGGTGCAGCCTTCTTCGAACGGACCTATGGCTGGTCGCCCACGCAATATGGCATCGTTTCCGGCGTCGTATCCATCGTCGCCATGCTCGCGGGCCTCTATCTGGGTGCGAAATGGGCGGAATGGTTCCAGAACCGGGGCGATCCGGCCGGGGCCTATCGCGTGATCCTCTATACCCGCCTCGTCGCCATTCCCTTCGCGATCTTCCAGCCGCTGATGCCCACGCCCGAACTGGCGATGGCATTCAGTTCGGTTGCCTACCTGTCGCTGGGGATGAACGGCCCGATGCTCAATGCCGTAATGCTCGCCATCTCGCCCAATGAGATCCGCGGGCAGGTGATGACGCTGTACCTGTTCATCTACACCGTGGTCGGCGTGGGCATGGCGCCCTTCGTGACCGGCCTGACTACCGACCATATCTTCACTTCGCCCGATGACCTGCGCTGGTCCATCATGCTGCTGCATGTTGTGTTCCTGCCTGCCGCACTGGCAATCACCTGGCTGGGCCTGAAGCCCTTCCGCAAAGAAGTGGAGCGACTGAACGCAGAAGATGCGCGGGTCGCCTGA
- a CDS encoding MFS transporter, giving the protein MANSKTQPRGPGTWSPLRHKVFLAIWLASIVSSIGSQLQQVGAAWLMTSLNPSPEMVALVTALSTLPILLFSLPAGALADILDRRLVLFGAQILMLVASGVLAALAFAGLVTPGLLLLLTFMVGSGQAIMAPAWQSTVGDLVPREKVPHAVGLNTMAFNIARTVGPALGGVLVAMVGSKVNFALNAVSYLALIGVLLAWRPERRQGLDADSVFAAMRDGVTYTLHSTPVRRVIVRAMCFGFCSSIVVALMALVARDLLHHGATVFGVLMGCMGMGAVAGASQLGRMRHRFATEGLIRISIAVTSAALLGIGLSRHLPLTCLALFVVGAGMVLGLSTFNVAVQMNVPRWVSGRALALYQMFTFGGMTVGAWFWGHIGERVGIGPTYMICAGVLVSTLLLAWRLPVEEVHSSALTSAPHEDEHVLPEAPEGVGVVVVIEYIVPPARLDDFLAAVTARQRIRMRDGAQKVTLLQDATNGELWAERFQVRSWAEYLRQRQRRTLEAKEYDDFLSECHGGSQPPVTRFYFEHRARPDSGETMVSYPLG; this is encoded by the coding sequence ATGGCGAATAGTAAAACCCAGCCGCGGGGGCCGGGCACATGGTCGCCGCTGCGCCATAAGGTGTTCCTGGCGATCTGGCTCGCGAGCATCGTCAGTTCGATCGGCAGCCAGCTTCAGCAGGTGGGGGCGGCGTGGTTGATGACCTCGCTCAACCCCTCGCCGGAAATGGTGGCGCTGGTCACGGCGCTATCCACTCTTCCGATCCTGCTCTTCTCGCTGCCGGCGGGGGCACTGGCGGATATTCTGGACCGGCGGCTGGTGCTGTTCGGCGCGCAGATCCTGATGCTGGTGGCATCGGGCGTGCTGGCGGCACTGGCCTTTGCCGGGCTGGTGACGCCGGGCCTGCTGCTGCTGCTGACCTTCATGGTGGGATCGGGGCAGGCGATCATGGCGCCCGCCTGGCAATCGACCGTGGGCGATCTGGTCCCGCGTGAGAAGGTGCCCCATGCCGTGGGGCTGAATACCATGGCCTTCAACATCGCCCGCACCGTCGGCCCGGCACTGGGCGGCGTGCTGGTGGCGATGGTGGGCAGCAAGGTGAACTTCGCGCTCAATGCCGTCAGCTATCTGGCACTGATCGGGGTGCTGCTGGCCTGGCGGCCGGAGCGGCGGCAGGGGCTGGACGCGGATTCCGTCTTCGCCGCGATGCGCGACGGGGTGACCTATACGCTCCATTCCACGCCGGTGCGCCGCGTGATCGTGCGGGCGATGTGCTTCGGCTTCTGTTCCTCCATCGTCGTTGCCCTGATGGCGCTGGTTGCGCGCGACCTGCTCCACCACGGGGCGACCGTGTTCGGCGTGCTGATGGGGTGCATGGGCATGGGGGCCGTTGCCGGTGCCTCGCAGCTCGGGCGGATGCGGCACCGCTTCGCCACCGAAGGGCTGATCCGAATTTCCATCGCGGTCACTTCCGCCGCGCTGTTGGGCATCGGCCTGTCACGCCATTTGCCGCTGACCTGCCTTGCCCTGTTCGTGGTGGGCGCGGGCATGGTGCTGGGCCTGTCCACTTTCAATGTGGCTGTGCAGATGAACGTGCCGCGCTGGGTCTCGGGCCGTGCGCTGGCGCTCTATCAGATGTTCACCTTCGGCGGGATGACGGTGGGGGCGTGGTTCTGGGGCCATATCGGCGAAAGGGTGGGCATCGGGCCGACCTACATGATCTGCGCCGGTGTGCTGGTTTCCACCCTGCTGCTGGCCTGGCGCCTGCCGGTGGAGGAAGTCCATTCCAGCGCGCTGACCTCCGCCCCGCATGAGGACGAGCATGTCCTGCCCGAAGCGCCCGAAGGCGTGGGCGTGGTGGTGGTGATCGAATATATCGTGCCGCCCGCCAGGCTGGACGATTTCCTCGCCGCCGTAACCGCGCGGCAGCGCATCCGCATGCGTGACGGGGCGCAGAAGGTCACTCTGCTGCAGGATGCGACCAATGGGGAATTGTGGGCGGAAAGGTTCCAGGTGCGCAGCTGGGCGGAATATCTGCGCCAGCGCCAGCGCCGCACGCTGGAGGCCAAGGAATATGACGATTTCCTGAGCGAGTGCCATGGCGGATCGCAGCCGCCGGTAACCCGTTTCTATTTCGAGCATCGGGCGCGGCCCGACAGCGGGGAGACGATGGTATCCTACCCGCTGGGGTAA
- a CDS encoding SDR family NAD(P)-dependent oxidoreductase → MQDVAGKGAFITGGASGIGLGMAIVFARAGMNVVIADVRQDHLDTAQAELAEAGLAGKVHGLLLDVTDRDAYAAAADEVERLIGKLHVLCNNAGIGILKSLGSATYADWDWAVDVNLNGVFNGTHTMLPRILAHAEGGHIVNTASMAGVLQYSQAGMYVATKFAVVGLSEALRAELAPQGIGVSAFCPGGVRSNIREYEKTRPARFAAQDEAPKGPPPRFNLSDEDRERLSKLTASPEEAGEIVLQGIRDNALYIFTAPEFRPGITDRFEAMLRAIGHDEEREKTALDLIPGLVGSPIYREAP, encoded by the coding sequence ATGCAGGACGTAGCCGGAAAAGGCGCCTTCATCACCGGCGGCGCCAGCGGGATCGGTCTGGGAATGGCAATCGTGTTCGCCCGCGCGGGAATGAACGTGGTGATTGCCGATGTGCGGCAAGATCACCTCGACACCGCACAGGCCGAACTGGCCGAAGCGGGCCTTGCGGGCAAGGTCCACGGGCTGCTGCTCGATGTGACGGACCGCGATGCCTATGCCGCCGCCGCCGATGAGGTGGAACGGCTGATCGGCAAGCTGCACGTGCTGTGCAACAATGCCGGGATCGGCATCCTCAAGAGCCTTGGTTCCGCCACCTATGCCGATTGGGACTGGGCAGTGGACGTCAATCTCAACGGGGTGTTCAACGGCACCCACACGATGCTTCCGCGCATCCTAGCGCATGCTGAAGGGGGGCACATCGTCAACACCGCGTCCATGGCGGGTGTGCTGCAATACAGCCAGGCCGGCATGTATGTGGCGACCAAGTTCGCCGTGGTGGGCCTGTCCGAAGCATTGCGGGCGGAACTGGCCCCGCAGGGGATCGGCGTTTCCGCCTTCTGCCCCGGCGGCGTGCGCAGCAATATCCGCGAATATGAGAAGACCCGCCCTGCCCGCTTCGCCGCGCAGGATGAAGCGCCCAAGGGTCCGCCCCCGCGCTTCAACCTGAGCGATGAGGATCGCGAGCGCCTGTCGAAGCTGACCGCCAGCCCCGAAGAGGCGGGCGAGATCGTGCTGCAAGGCATTCGCGACAATGCGCTCTACATTTTTACCGCGCCGGAGTTCCGACCCGGCATCACCGACCGGTTCGAGGCCATGCTGCGAGCCATCGGCCATGACGAGGAGCGGGAGAAGACCGCGCTCGATCTCATTCCGGGGCTGGTCGGCAGCCCCATCTATCGCGAGGCACCCTAA
- a CDS encoding SDR family NAD(P)-dependent oxidoreductase gives MREFRGKTAFITGGGSGIGLGMARAVLDRGMNVVVADLLDSHLTEARELLGSTNRLHCIRLDVSDRAAMKEAAEETTRIFGNVHVLCNNVGVSQRSPIDEAGYEDWDYVLNVNLGGTIAGIVEFVPGMKAHGEGGHVVNTSSMAGMIPVPPFAGVYAASKFAVRGLSDSLRLALAPYNIGVSVLCPGMVKTRAMTAGDVYRQAHEGAGADEKRDTIEGGMDPFDLGNEVVDAIENNRPYIFPHGEFRDEVAGYFNDMLAAFPVEFELDERRRASEERRAKMTAEAKAVADALGQAG, from the coding sequence ATGCGTGAGTTTCGCGGCAAGACGGCATTCATCACCGGAGGGGGCAGCGGCATTGGCCTGGGCATGGCCCGCGCCGTCCTCGACCGGGGCATGAATGTGGTGGTTGCCGATCTGCTGGACAGCCACTTGACCGAGGCGCGCGAATTGCTCGGCTCCACCAATCGCCTGCATTGTATCAGGCTGGATGTTTCGGATCGCGCGGCAATGAAAGAAGCTGCAGAGGAAACCACGCGCATCTTCGGCAATGTCCACGTGCTGTGCAACAATGTGGGCGTCAGCCAGCGCAGCCCCATCGACGAGGCCGGCTATGAGGATTGGGACTATGTCCTGAACGTCAATCTGGGCGGGACGATCGCGGGCATCGTGGAATTCGTGCCCGGCATGAAGGCCCATGGCGAAGGCGGCCATGTGGTCAACACATCCTCCATGGCGGGGATGATCCCGGTGCCGCCTTTCGCAGGCGTCTATGCCGCTTCCAAATTCGCGGTACGCGGGCTGAGCGATTCCCTGCGGCTGGCGCTGGCGCCGTATAATATCGGCGTTTCCGTGCTGTGCCCCGGCATGGTGAAGACCCGTGCGATGACTGCAGGCGATGTCTATCGCCAGGCCCATGAAGGCGCCGGTGCCGATGAAAAACGCGACACGATCGAAGGCGGGATGGACCCGTTCGATCTGGGCAATGAAGTGGTGGACGCCATCGAGAACAACCGCCCCTACATCTTCCCGCATGGCGAATTCCGCGATGAAGTGGCCGGCTATTTCAACGATATGCTGGCAGCTTTTCCCGTAGAGTTTGAACTGGACGAACGCCGCCGCGCCAGCGAGGAACGCCGCGCAAAGATGACTGCAGAAGCCAAGGCCGTGGCTGACGCTCTGGGCCAGGCGGGCTGA
- a CDS encoding MarR family transcriptional regulator, whose translation MSDESGRATRSPNQRSGPLGELVTMRMIILFGLLRRSGVLAQRRQFDLSETEWRIMVQVGEFAPLSLNGLADLLLQDRGQLSRAVKAMVERGLLSRERKPGGPEIEIDLTKQGRELYARMIERVVERDHKLTEGIPPEDIKVLWRIIDTMVGRAEVMMEEERRLGGE comes from the coding sequence ATGAGCGACGAATCGGGCCGGGCGACACGCAGCCCGAACCAGCGTTCCGGCCCGCTGGGCGAACTGGTTACCATGCGCATGATCATCCTGTTCGGCCTGCTGCGGCGCAGTGGTGTGCTGGCCCAGCGCAGGCAGTTCGACCTTTCGGAAACCGAATGGCGGATCATGGTGCAGGTCGGCGAATTTGCCCCGCTTTCGCTCAATGGTCTGGCCGATCTCCTGTTGCAGGATCGCGGCCAGCTCAGCCGGGCCGTGAAAGCCATGGTGGAACGCGGTCTGCTCTCGCGTGAGCGCAAGCCGGGCGGCCCTGAGATCGAGATCGATCTTACCAAGCAGGGCCGCGAGCTTTACGCCCGCATGATTGAACGCGTGGTGGAACGCGACCACAAACTGACCGAAGGCATTCCGCCGGAGGACATCAAGGTGCTGTGGCGCATCATCGATACGATGGTGGGGCGTGCGGAAGTGATGATGGAGGAAGAGCGCAGGCTGGGCGGCGAATAG
- a CDS encoding glutathione S-transferase family protein produces MLALYHFGPVANSLTPLLCLLEKGLEFENRFLDSRKWEHHTPEFQALSPDGMVPILVHDGRVLRESTVINEYIDTVFPTPPLRPDNAWLCAEMRVLTKYVDEYFCPALTTVGAHGATPFASKIDKEEMAQILARMPNDEVRKKWQTVSNKGYSVEELADAKRRLSNCIARAEQHLAHGGDWLLGDFYSLADIKWYSMAPALPRVMPDECNAESAPLLTAWLARMAERPAVKALDDYRRK; encoded by the coding sequence ATGCTCGCGCTCTATCATTTCGGTCCGGTCGCCAATTCGCTCACGCCGCTGCTCTGCCTGCTGGAGAAGGGGCTGGAGTTCGAGAACCGCTTTCTCGACAGCCGCAAATGGGAACATCACACGCCGGAATTTCAGGCTCTCAGCCCTGACGGCATGGTGCCGATCCTGGTCCATGACGGCCGCGTCCTGCGTGAATCGACGGTGATCAACGAATATATCGACACCGTCTTCCCCACTCCGCCCCTGCGCCCGGACAATGCCTGGCTCTGCGCGGAAATGCGGGTGCTGACCAAATATGTGGACGAATATTTCTGCCCCGCGCTGACCACGGTTGGCGCACACGGCGCCACGCCTTTCGCCTCCAAGATCGACAAGGAGGAAATGGCCCAGATCCTTGCCCGCATGCCGAATGACGAAGTGCGCAAGAAATGGCAGACCGTTTCCAACAAGGGCTATTCGGTCGAGGAACTGGCCGATGCGAAGCGCCGCCTGTCCAATTGCATAGCGCGGGCCGAACAGCATCTGGCCCATGGCGGCGACTGGCTGCTGGGCGATTTCTATTCGCTGGCGGATATCAAATGGTATTCGATGGCACCCGCCCTGCCGCGCGTGATGCCCGATGAATGCAATGCAGAATCCGCGCCGCTGTTGACGGCTTGGCTCGCCCGCATGGCGGAACGCCCCGCCGTGAAGGCGCTGGACGACTATCGCCGCAAGTGA
- the glgX gene encoding glycogen debranching protein GlgX, protein MSFPLGASFSKGRTRFAVRAPRAEGMCVCLFEHGRERHVPMHRDGDIWLADLPQDLTGAHYGYRASGDWAPEKGLWFDHAKLLVDPYAVELDRRFTQHPSLAEHGADTGGLVPRAIVPGKLPAVRKRKPGFTPGGLVYELSVRGFTMRHPDVPPHLRGTVAALAHPAVLAHLKALHVGAVELMPVVAWIDERHLPPLGLTNAWGYNPVAPTALDPGLCPGGVAELRETVAALHKAGIDVILDIVLNHTGESDLEGGVICLRGLDDAAYAHEPDGALINDTGCGNTLDFANPAVRQLALDTMRHFVRHCGVDGFRFDLAPVMARGPGFAPHAPIFAEIAADPLLADRILIAEPWDIGPGGYQLGHFPANWLEWNDRYRDDVRRFWRGDVGIGLLATRIAGSSDIFGEGHSRTVNFLAAHDGFTLADTVAYEHRHNQANGEDNRDGHHENYSWNHGVEGPCSDPAIIAERMADLRAMLDTLMASTGTIMLTAGDEFGRTQHGNNNAYCQDNEIGWLDWEGRNRELEAHAFALAEWRAARVDWFRHFPVIGEWCHPDGHAMAVSDWERPGTKGFTFTSADPARPYTITLDRHAHKVSMAEIGGEPVNGGNHLRR, encoded by the coding sequence GTGAGTTTTCCCCTCGGCGCCAGCTTCAGCAAGGGGCGCACCCGCTTTGCAGTGCGTGCGCCCCGCGCGGAAGGCATGTGCGTATGCCTGTTCGAACATGGGCGGGAACGCCATGTGCCGATGCACCGGGATGGCGACATCTGGCTGGCGGACCTGCCGCAGGATCTGACCGGCGCCCATTACGGCTATCGTGCATCGGGCGACTGGGCGCCGGAAAAGGGCCTGTGGTTCGATCATGCCAAACTGCTGGTCGATCCCTATGCCGTGGAGCTTGACCGGCGCTTCACCCAGCATCCCTCCCTGGCCGAACATGGCGCCGATACGGGCGGGCTTGTTCCGCGCGCCATCGTGCCGGGCAAACTGCCTGCCGTGCGCAAGCGCAAGCCCGGCTTCACTCCGGGCGGGCTGGTCTATGAGCTGAGCGTGCGCGGCTTCACCATGCGCCACCCGGACGTGCCGCCGCATCTGCGCGGCACAGTGGCGGCGCTGGCGCACCCTGCTGTGCTGGCTCACCTCAAGGCGCTGCATGTCGGCGCGGTGGAACTGATGCCGGTGGTCGCCTGGATCGACGAGCGGCACCTGCCCCCGCTGGGCCTGACCAATGCCTGGGGCTATAATCCTGTGGCGCCCACGGCGCTCGATCCGGGCCTGTGCCCCGGCGGCGTGGCCGAACTGCGCGAAACGGTGGCCGCACTGCACAAGGCCGGGATCGACGTAATCCTGGACATCGTGCTGAACCACACGGGCGAGAGCGATCTGGAGGGCGGCGTGATCTGCCTGCGCGGGCTGGACGATGCCGCCTATGCGCATGAACCTGATGGCGCCCTGATCAACGATACGGGCTGCGGCAATACGCTGGATTTCGCCAATCCGGCCGTGCGGCAGCTTGCGCTCGACACGATGCGCCATTTCGTGCGCCATTGCGGAGTGGATGGCTTCCGTTTCGATCTGGCCCCGGTGATGGCGCGCGGGCCGGGTTTCGCCCCCCACGCGCCCATCTTTGCCGAAATCGCCGCCGATCCGCTGCTGGCGGACCGTATCCTGATTGCCGAACCGTGGGACATCGGGCCGGGCGGCTATCAGCTGGGCCATTTCCCAGCCAACTGGCTGGAATGGAACGACCGCTATCGCGACGATGTCCGCCGCTTCTGGCGCGGCGATGTAGGCATCGGGCTGCTCGCCACGCGGATCGCCGGTTCTTCCGACATTTTCGGCGAAGGACACAGCCGCACGGTCAATTTCCTTGCCGCGCATGACGGGTTCACGCTGGCCGACACGGTCGCCTACGAACACCGCCACAATCAAGCCAATGGCGAGGATAATCGCGACGGCCACCATGAGAATTACTCATGGAACCACGGCGTTGAAGGGCCCTGCAGCGATCCGGCGATCATTGCCGAGCGCATGGCCGATCTGCGCGCCATGCTGGACACGCTGATGGCCTCCACCGGCACGATCATGCTCACTGCGGGCGACGAATTCGGACGCACCCAGCACGGCAACAACAACGCCTATTGCCAGGATAATGAAATAGGCTGGCTGGACTGGGAAGGCCGCAACCGCGAGTTGGAAGCCCATGCCTTCGCCCTTGCCGAATGGCGCGCGGCCAGAGTGGACTGGTTCCGCCATTTCCCGGTCATCGGAGAATGGTGCCACCCGGATGGGCACGCCATGGCCGTGAGCGACTGGGAACGGCCCGGCACGAAGGGCTTCACCTTCACTTCAGCCGATCCGGCCCGCCCCTATACGATCACGCTGGACCGCCATGCCCATAAGGTGAGCATGGCCGAAATAGGTGGAGAGCCGGTGAACGGCGGCAATCACTTGCGGCGATAG